The proteins below come from a single Chryseobacterium nepalense genomic window:
- a CDS encoding GLPGLI family protein, translating to MKKLGIIVLSLFMQTIIAQTNRFVYQVTMKPDASDKNDIKTENAYLDISPEKSVFYSENRIKRDSVIQAAMQSGGARGFNRDQMQSLRSIINYSIEKDKKSQKMIFKDRIGRDVYTYEEDRPISWKIFPETTKIGEYKVQKAETDFGGRKWTAWFTTDLPYQDGPYKFGGLPGLIVKVEDDKDEYSFDLMKNYKIADFPTLNQFGNTIKVKRSDYVKQQKKFMEDPMSFMSQGGGISAPMRVGGGNRGGGGNPAEMRKRMEERVKEEAKKNSNPIELQ from the coding sequence ATGAAAAAATTAGGAATCATCGTTTTGTCATTGTTTATGCAGACTATTATAGCGCAGACTAACAGATTTGTGTATCAGGTAACCATGAAGCCGGACGCATCTGACAAAAATGATATTAAAACAGAAAATGCATATCTTGATATTTCTCCGGAAAAATCAGTGTTTTATTCTGAAAACAGGATTAAAAGAGATTCTGTTATACAGGCTGCCATGCAAAGTGGTGGAGCAAGAGGATTCAACAGAGATCAGATGCAGAGTCTGAGATCTATTATCAATTATTCTATAGAAAAAGATAAAAAAAGTCAGAAGATGATTTTCAAGGACAGAATAGGAAGAGATGTTTACACCTATGAGGAAGACAGACCTATCAGCTGGAAAATATTTCCCGAAACCACAAAAATAGGCGAGTATAAAGTACAGAAAGCGGAAACTGATTTTGGAGGAAGAAAATGGACGGCCTGGTTTACTACGGATCTGCCTTATCAGGACGGACCATATAAATTCGGAGGACTTCCCGGGCTTATTGTAAAGGTAGAAGATGATAAAGACGAATATTCTTTCGACCTGATGAAAAATTATAAAATTGCTGATTTTCCTACATTAAATCAATTCGGGAATACTATTAAAGTAAAAAGATCCGATTATGTAAAGCAGCAGAAAAAATTCATGGAAGATCCTATGTCTTTTATGAGTCAGGGCGGAGGAATTAGTGCACCAATGAGAGTTGGTGGTGGTAACCGTGGCGGCGGCGGAAATCCTGCGGAAATGAGAAAAAGAATGGAAGAACGGGTAAAGGAAGAAGCCAAGAAAAACAGTAATCCAATCGAATTGCAATAA